A genomic stretch from Natronomonas gomsonensis includes:
- a CDS encoding ABC transporter permease, with protein sequence MSRTTIARRELGSLSREKTIVLAILIQLIIAGFSSFLVVGLTSLYDPGGGGEEIQVAVTGEAADELIAAGNEVEGLNPVEYRDRSNARDGFDRGDAAAIAIAEHRDGRIDVSVEAPQSSLQKTLVVVRLRAALEQLERSERRDRAAHLDFDPIPLPPSVDASPYFGFTYTILVPLLVFLPVFISGAVVVDSVTEEVERGTLELLRVTPASLVEIVEGKAGVMAVLAPLQLLLWVVLLGFNGIAISNVVALVVLTMAVAVVAVVFAAGLAVTIPVRQRAQLTYSFGALAAFAAATALPEHPGTTVALLAIDSPTLTTYAHVAGYVAVAAVAAVALRFGLDRIDAERLG encoded by the coding sequence TTGTCTAGAACGACCATCGCCAGACGGGAACTCGGCTCGCTGTCCCGCGAGAAGACCATCGTCCTCGCGATTCTCATCCAACTGATTATCGCGGGCTTTTCGTCGTTCCTCGTCGTCGGGCTCACGTCGCTGTACGACCCCGGTGGAGGCGGTGAGGAGATACAGGTCGCCGTCACGGGCGAGGCCGCAGACGAACTGATTGCGGCGGGCAACGAAGTTGAGGGACTGAACCCCGTCGAGTATCGGGACCGTTCCAACGCCCGCGACGGCTTCGACAGGGGTGATGCGGCGGCCATCGCCATCGCCGAACATCGAGACGGCCGCATCGACGTGTCGGTGGAGGCACCGCAGTCGAGTCTCCAGAAGACGCTCGTCGTCGTCCGCCTCCGGGCGGCGCTGGAGCAACTCGAACGTAGCGAACGACGCGACCGTGCGGCACATCTCGATTTCGACCCCATCCCGCTGCCGCCGTCGGTCGACGCCAGCCCGTACTTCGGCTTTACCTACACCATCCTCGTTCCGTTGCTCGTCTTCCTACCGGTGTTCATAAGCGGCGCCGTCGTCGTCGATTCGGTAACCGAGGAGGTCGAACGCGGGACGCTCGAACTGCTTCGGGTCACGCCGGCCTCGCTCGTCGAAATCGTCGAGGGGAAAGCCGGCGTCATGGCGGTGCTCGCGCCGTTACAATTGCTGCTCTGGGTCGTCCTCCTGGGGTTCAACGGCATCGCTATTTCCAACGTCGTCGCGCTCGTCGTGCTCACGATGGCGGTAGCGGTCGTCGCCGTCGTCTTCGCCGCCGGCTTGGCGGTCACGATTCCCGTCCGTCAGCGCGCCCAGTTGACCTATTCCTTCGGCGCGCTCGCGGCCTTCGCCGCCGCAACGGCGCTTCCAGAACACCCGGGAACGACCGTCGCACTCCTCGCCATCGACAGTCCGACGCTCACGACCTACGCCCACGTCGCGGGATACGTCGCCGTCGCAGCCGTTGCAGCCGTCGCACTCCGGTTCGGACTCGACCGAATCGATGCCGAACGCCTCGGGTAG
- a CDS encoding ABC transporter permease, which produces MRPRKLLRIARWEATKGVGGLDRGAVAVAVAATAFVLAVSVAVAGGGVALEDGIYRVGVSEDSRLHDPIAADSSFAVVEPDPTVIESGTLPADSQYDLYIEERGDETTLYLAAEGGAPTDKSRAAVATLRESVDRYNDRRMYEEDNETAAFPVTVTIRYVERGFDAGGDGGGGGSDDGGDSGGTGTGGTDGGSTGGGSVGDSGETTDDDSIGAPSLGAFDLFGTTESTGSPSDISPPFPFQSLVLAFLFVLPLNFVIQAYGSSMLSERLNRRGELLLVAPVSPAEIVFGKTLPYLAAALAITAAVVAGLWALGGEAGPLSVLAVLPLALLFLATTFLGSMFARSFKELTFVTVTASTVLTSYAFVPAIFTQTSPVALVSPLTVAVRDLTGAGVTAGEFVFATGPVTLVAGVCFLLGLGVYREEDLFTQRPVHLKALDALAGRIRRPRSLLLVVALLVPFVFVAELLAVALLFALPVAVSVPLVFAIIAVIEELAKGLPIYAGYVHGRYDRSMAVAVVVGAAAGVGFFLAEKVSLAVQLVGLPGLEVADAAFQTGLGTRDPAIIALLAVAPLALHVVTSTLSALGASRDRTGFAVGLVGAIAVHLVYNLAVVSRLV; this is translated from the coding sequence ATGCGCCCCCGAAAACTCCTCCGCATCGCCCGCTGGGAGGCGACCAAGGGCGTCGGCGGCCTCGACCGCGGGGCGGTTGCGGTTGCCGTCGCCGCTACTGCGTTCGTCCTCGCGGTCAGCGTCGCCGTCGCCGGGGGCGGCGTCGCTCTCGAAGACGGCATCTATCGTGTCGGCGTCTCCGAGGATAGTCGGCTTCACGACCCCATCGCGGCGGATTCCTCCTTTGCCGTCGTCGAACCGGACCCCACAGTCATCGAGAGCGGCACGCTGCCGGCCGACAGCCAATACGACCTCTACATCGAGGAGCGTGGCGACGAGACGACGCTGTATCTGGCAGCCGAAGGGGGAGCGCCGACCGACAAGAGTCGGGCGGCCGTCGCGACGTTGCGGGAGTCCGTCGACCGCTACAACGACCGGCGGATGTACGAGGAGGACAACGAAACGGCCGCCTTCCCCGTGACGGTGACGATTCGGTACGTCGAACGGGGCTTCGATGCGGGGGGTGACGGGGGCGGCGGTGGCTCCGACGATGGGGGCGACTCCGGTGGTACTGGAACCGGCGGCACCGACGGCGGAAGTACCGGCGGTGGGAGTGTCGGCGACTCCGGGGAGACGACCGACGACGATTCCATCGGTGCACCGTCGCTGGGTGCCTTCGATTTGTTCGGCACGACCGAATCGACGGGGTCACCATCGGACATCTCGCCGCCGTTTCCCTTCCAGTCGCTCGTGTTGGCGTTCCTCTTCGTGTTGCCGCTGAACTTCGTCATCCAAGCCTATGGCAGTTCGATGCTCTCGGAGCGACTGAACCGCCGCGGCGAACTGCTTCTCGTCGCGCCCGTCAGCCCCGCCGAAATCGTCTTCGGGAAGACGCTCCCGTATCTTGCGGCGGCGCTGGCCATTACTGCTGCTGTCGTCGCCGGTCTGTGGGCGTTGGGCGGTGAAGCTGGCCCGCTGTCGGTGTTGGCAGTCCTGCCGCTGGCACTGCTGTTCCTCGCGACGACGTTCCTCGGTTCGATGTTCGCCCGCTCGTTCAAGGAACTCACCTTCGTCACCGTCACCGCGAGTACGGTGTTGACCTCGTATGCGTTCGTCCCCGCCATCTTCACCCAGACCAGCCCAGTCGCGCTCGTCTCGCCGCTCACCGTCGCGGTTCGGGACCTCACCGGGGCGGGCGTCACCGCAGGCGAGTTCGTCTTCGCGACCGGCCCCGTCACGCTCGTCGCCGGGGTCTGTTTTCTGCTGGGGTTGGGCGTCTACCGCGAGGAGGACCTCTTCACCCAGCGACCGGTCCACCTGAAGGCACTGGACGCGCTGGCGGGCCGTATCCGGCGTCCCCGGAGTCTCCTCTTGGTCGTGGCGCTGCTCGTCCCGTTCGTCTTCGTCGCCGAGTTGCTCGCCGTCGCGCTGCTGTTTGCCCTTCCGGTCGCCGTCTCGGTGCCGCTCGTCTTCGCCATCATCGCCGTCATCGAGGAGTTGGCGAAGGGGTTGCCGATTTATGCGGGGTACGTCCACGGCCGCTACGACCGCTCGATGGCCGTCGCCGTCGTCGTCGGCGCGGCCGCTGGCGTCGGCTTCTTCCTCGCCGAGAAGGTCTCGCTCGCCGTCCAACTCGTCGGGCTTCCGGGGTTGGAGGTGGCCGATGCCGCCTTCCAGACCGGCCTCGGCACTCGGGACCCAGCGATTATCGCCCTCCTCGCGGTCGCACCGCTGGCGCTGCACGTCGTCACGTCGACGCTGTCGGCACTCGGCGCGAGCCGTGACCGGACCGGGTTCGCAGTCGGACTCGTTGGGGCAATCGCGGTTCATCTCGTCTACAACCTCGCGGTGGTGAGCCGCCTTGTCTAG
- a CDS encoding ABC transporter ATP-binding protein, with protein MIDVRDLRKEYGGFVAVEGSSFAVDSGEVFGVIGPNGAGKTTTLKTLAGLLEPTSGRVEIDGAPAGARETRRNLGFLPEESPLYEEMTPLSYLRFFADLYDVPRSTADDRIHDALDRLELDHRDRALGDMSKGMKRKVAIARSLVNDPDVLVYDEPASGLDPLTTNYIIEFTRELAEEGRTVVFSAHNLYHVEEVCDRVAIMNEGRIVAKGPLQDLRDRYGDTEYHVFTTVEVPDAVAENGRYRSVVDDMESVEELRETASDRGGEIDDIRTVEPSLERLFLDLAEADDARETEA; from the coding sequence GTGATAGACGTACGCGACCTCCGGAAAGAGTACGGTGGGTTCGTCGCCGTCGAGGGCAGTTCCTTCGCCGTCGATTCGGGGGAGGTGTTCGGCGTCATCGGGCCGAACGGTGCCGGGAAGACGACCACGCTGAAGACGCTGGCCGGGTTGTTGGAACCGACGAGCGGCCGGGTCGAAATCGACGGCGCTCCCGCTGGCGCCCGCGAGACGCGTCGAAACCTCGGCTTCCTCCCCGAGGAGTCGCCGCTGTACGAGGAGATGACGCCGCTGTCGTACCTCCGCTTTTTCGCCGACCTCTACGACGTTCCCCGGTCGACCGCCGACGACCGGATTCACGACGCCCTCGACCGCCTCGAACTCGACCACCGCGACCGTGCCCTCGGCGACATGTCGAAGGGGATGAAGCGGAAGGTCGCCATCGCCCGGTCGCTCGTCAACGACCCCGACGTACTCGTCTACGACGAACCGGCCTCGGGGCTGGACCCGCTGACGACCAACTACATCATCGAGTTCACCCGCGAGTTGGCCGAGGAGGGCCGAACCGTCGTCTTCTCGGCGCACAACCTCTATCACGTCGAGGAGGTCTGTGACCGCGTCGCCATCATGAACGAGGGCCGCATCGTCGCGAAGGGCCCACTCCAGGACCTCCGGGACCGCTACGGCGACACCGAGTACCACGTGTTCACGACCGTCGAGGTCCCCGACGCAGTCGCGGAGAACGGTCGCTATCGCAGCGTCGTCGATGACATGGAGTCGGTCGAAGAACTCCGGGAGACTGCGAGTGACCGCGGCGGCGAAATCGACGATATCCGAACCGTCGAACCGAGCCTCGAACGGCTGTTTCTCGACCTCGCCGAGGCCGACGACGCGCGGGAGACGGAGGCCTGA
- a CDS encoding SRPBCC family protein, with amino-acid sequence MDLERTPDGRRWVVGRDIDADPEAVWSVLCDTARWPEWGVSITDVEASERHVQAGTTGRVRIRGVGAWIPFEVTTVDDAIRRWSWDVARIPATGHRVEERVGGCRVVFEIPLAAVGYAPVCRAACRSIAALTEQ; translated from the coding sequence ATGGACCTCGAACGGACGCCCGACGGCCGCCGGTGGGTCGTCGGTCGCGATATAGATGCCGACCCCGAGGCCGTCTGGAGTGTGCTGTGCGACACCGCGCGGTGGCCCGAGTGGGGCGTCTCCATTACCGACGTGGAGGCTTCCGAGCGACACGTCCAAGCGGGAACGACGGGACGTGTTCGAATCCGAGGGGTCGGCGCGTGGATTCCCTTCGAGGTGACGACGGTCGACGACGCTATCCGCCGCTGGAGTTGGGACGTGGCGCGGATACCGGCGACGGGCCACCGCGTCGAAGAACGTGTCGGTGGCTGTCGGGTCGTCTTCGAAATACCGCTTGCAGCCGTTGGTTACGCGCCGGTGTGTCGGGCGGCGTGTCGGTCAATCGCGGCGCTCACCGAACAGTAA
- a CDS encoding transcriptional regulator, whose protein sequence is MTHTCRNCKRTFTSKLQYELHRDVCSSEALICEACGEQFSERRATRDGWHYACPNEDCDGNGLGEDLHSVGDFSLEKSVQ, encoded by the coding sequence ATGACCCACACGTGCCGTAACTGCAAACGGACGTTCACAAGTAAACTGCAGTACGAACTCCACCGGGACGTATGCTCCTCGGAGGCGCTCATCTGTGAGGCCTGCGGCGAGCAGTTCTCCGAGCGCCGTGCCACCCGCGACGGGTGGCACTACGCCTGCCCCAACGAGGACTGCGACGGGAACGGACTCGGCGAGGACCTCCACTCCGTCGGCGATTTCAGCCTCGAAAAGAGCGTCCAGTAA
- a CDS encoding flavin reductase family protein, protein MELDPDSVDSMYRTLSTAVVPRPIAWVSSTDGETDNLAPYSFFNVVGIDPPVVMFAPASMKDTPRNAVETGEFVVNVVTPDLAESMNASSATLSSDASEFDHAGVERAPSVAVDAPRVAASPISFECVLYDTVEVGTSTMVLGEVVYAHVDDELLTDGKLDVEKFDALGRLAGSQYTYTRERFGLERPD, encoded by the coding sequence ATGGAACTCGACCCGGATTCCGTCGATTCGATGTATCGCACCCTCTCGACCGCCGTGGTTCCCCGCCCCATCGCGTGGGTGTCCTCGACGGACGGCGAGACCGACAACCTCGCACCCTACAGTTTCTTCAACGTCGTCGGTATCGACCCACCGGTCGTGATGTTCGCGCCGGCGTCGATGAAGGACACGCCGCGAAACGCCGTCGAGACCGGCGAGTTCGTCGTCAACGTCGTCACGCCCGACCTCGCAGAATCGATGAACGCCTCTTCGGCGACGCTCTCGTCGGACGCAAGCGAGTTCGACCACGCGGGCGTCGAGCGTGCGCCGTCGGTAGCCGTCGACGCACCCCGCGTTGCGGCCTCTCCGATTAGCTTCGAGTGTGTCCTCTACGACACCGTTGAGGTCGGCACGTCGACGATGGTGCTTGGCGAAGTCGTCTACGCCCACGTCGACGACGAGTTGCTCACCGACGGCAAACTCGACGTCGAGAAGTTCGACGCTCTCGGCCGACTCGCGGGAAGTCAGTACACCTACACGCGCGAGCGGTTCGGCCTCGAACGACCCGACTGA
- a CDS encoding DoxX family protein — MLESVGAEIAFLVARVLFGGVLAFMGLNHFMDTDGMTGYAEFKGLPAPKVSVLLSGGLLVFGGISIAAGILPTIGAGALAVFLVVSAVTMHDFWNMEGEDAQNEMTGFLKNLYGAAGALVFLALASAPWPYAVNVGL, encoded by the coding sequence ATGCTGGAAAGCGTCGGTGCCGAAATCGCGTTTCTCGTCGCTCGAGTGCTCTTCGGCGGCGTCCTCGCGTTCATGGGCTTGAACCACTTCATGGACACAGACGGAATGACCGGCTACGCTGAGTTCAAAGGACTGCCCGCGCCGAAGGTCTCGGTCCTCCTCAGCGGTGGCCTGCTCGTCTTCGGCGGCATCTCGATTGCCGCCGGGATTCTTCCCACCATCGGAGCGGGTGCCCTCGCCGTGTTCCTCGTCGTCTCCGCGGTGACGATGCACGACTTCTGGAACATGGAGGGTGAAGACGCCCAAAACGAGATGACCGGCTTCCTGAAGAACCTCTACGGTGCCGCTGGCGCCCTCGTGTTCCTCGCGCTCGCGAGCGCCCCGTGGCCCTACGCCGTCAACGTCGGCCTCTAA
- a CDS encoding winged helix-turn-helix transcriptional regulator, translating to MSNVPQAPVEAACPVVESMEQIGSKWRLLVLHDLQDGEKRFNELKRSTEANARTLSRVLDDLQETDFVERRLEEDAPVATYYSLTDKGQSLCPVFDEIEAWADNWLEAEAE from the coding sequence ATGTCGAACGTTCCCCAAGCGCCAGTCGAGGCGGCCTGTCCGGTCGTCGAGTCGATGGAGCAAATCGGCTCGAAGTGGCGCCTGCTCGTCTTACACGATTTACAGGACGGAGAAAAGCGGTTCAACGAACTGAAGCGCTCGACGGAGGCCAACGCGCGGACGCTCTCTCGCGTGCTCGACGACCTCCAGGAGACCGACTTCGTCGAACGCCGACTCGAAGAGGACGCCCCCGTGGCGACGTACTACTCGCTGACCGACAAAGGGCAGTCGCTGTGCCCAGTGTTCGACGAAATCGAGGCGTGGGCCGACAACTGGCTCGAAGCCGAAGCGGAGTAA
- a CDS encoding tyrosine--tRNA ligase — MDTAERTELVTRFTEEVVEVDEIEALFEERENPTAYIGYAPTGEMHIGHFTTMRKLADFIDAGLDVTVLVADLHAHLDDAKSPFELLEARSAYYEAAIVGMIEAAGADPDSVSFVRGTEYQLEEPYTLDLYRMLAETTLSRAQRAGSEVVRQSENPKLGGLVYTLMQALDVAALDADIAYGGIDQRGIYMLAREQLPDSGYDKPACVFAPLLSGLSGGKMSASEESSKVNLTDDDAAVEEKINGAYCPAGEVEDNGVLEYLRFLVFPVLDERGEQFVVERPEEYGGDLVYDDYEAVEEDFVSGELHPADLKPAAAAAISAVIDPVREQLLDNPELLEDAYPEKYA; from the coding sequence ATGGACACGGCCGAGCGGACCGAACTGGTCACGCGATTCACCGAAGAGGTCGTAGAGGTCGACGAAATCGAGGCGCTGTTCGAGGAACGCGAGAACCCCACCGCCTACATCGGCTACGCTCCGACCGGCGAGATGCACATCGGCCACTTCACGACGATGCGCAAACTCGCCGACTTCATCGATGCCGGTCTCGACGTGACGGTGTTGGTCGCGGACCTCCACGCCCACCTCGACGACGCCAAGAGCCCCTTCGAGTTGCTCGAAGCCCGCTCGGCGTACTACGAGGCGGCCATCGTGGGAATGATAGAAGCCGCGGGTGCCGACCCCGATTCGGTCTCCTTCGTCCGCGGCACCGAGTACCAACTCGAGGAACCCTACACGCTCGACCTCTACCGGATGCTTGCGGAGACGACGCTCTCACGCGCCCAACGCGCTGGCAGTGAAGTCGTTCGACAGTCCGAGAACCCGAAGTTGGGTGGACTCGTCTACACGCTGATGCAGGCGCTCGATGTGGCCGCACTCGACGCGGACATCGCCTACGGCGGTATCGACCAGCGCGGCATCTACATGCTCGCCCGCGAGCAGTTGCCCGATTCCGGCTACGACAAGCCGGCGTGTGTGTTCGCACCGCTGCTGTCGGGGCTCTCCGGCGGGAAGATGTCCGCCTCCGAGGAGTCCTCGAAAGTCAATCTCACCGACGACGACGCCGCCGTCGAAGAGAAAATCAACGGTGCGTACTGCCCCGCGGGAGAGGTCGAGGACAACGGCGTCCTCGAGTACCTCCGATTCCTCGTGTTCCCGGTTCTCGACGAACGCGGCGAGCAGTTCGTCGTCGAACGGCCCGAGGAGTACGGCGGCGACCTCGTCTACGATGACTACGAAGCGGTCGAGGAGGACTTCGTCTCCGGCGAACTCCATCCCGCGGACCTCAAACCCGCTGCGGCCGCCGCGATTTCGGCGGTCATCGACCCGGTTCGAGAGCAACTGCTCGATAATCCGGAACTCCTGGAAGACGCCTACCCCGAAAAGTACGCCTGA
- a CDS encoding response regulator translates to MGEHETATILIVDDEPGLADGYAARLQGHDVRTTYDGQEALDALDEEVDIVFLDRRMPGLSGDEVLETAREQGFDCRIVMLTAIEPSVDIVSMGFDEYLRKPVDRDELRGTVQRMLERAAYDEKLQEYFSLSAKRATLETESDGDVEGTPAYEELCRRLEAVERELDEALEDLPDDDGYVVATDDRTRADSATD, encoded by the coding sequence ATGGGAGAACACGAAACGGCGACGATACTCATCGTAGACGACGAACCCGGGCTCGCGGATGGGTACGCGGCCCGACTGCAGGGACACGACGTGCGGACGACCTACGATGGTCAAGAGGCACTCGACGCCCTCGATGAGGAGGTCGATATCGTGTTTCTCGACCGGCGGATGCCGGGGCTTTCCGGCGACGAAGTGCTCGAAACCGCACGCGAGCAGGGCTTCGATTGCCGCATCGTAATGCTCACCGCCATCGAGCCATCCGTCGATATCGTCTCGATGGGCTTCGACGAGTACCTCAGAAAACCCGTAGACAGAGACGAACTCCGGGGGACAGTCCAGCGGATGCTCGAACGCGCCGCCTACGACGAGAAGCTTCAGGAGTACTTCTCGCTGTCTGCCAAGCGAGCGACGCTGGAAACCGAATCGGATGGCGACGTCGAAGGGACTCCGGCGTACGAGGAACTGTGTCGCCGCCTGGAGGCCGTCGAGCGAGAACTCGACGAGGCGCTCGAAGACCTGCCGGACGACGACGGCTACGTGGTCGCTACCGACGACCGAACGCGCGCCGACAGCGCGACCGACTGA
- a CDS encoding PKD domain-containing protein — translation MADGGLDQTVTVDTTVQLDATGSTYPSGDIASYRWKIDTPGGRRMTPNCADCSRTSFVPTTPGRYEVNLTVIGTDGARSSDTLYVYVNDAGPTVSVTGATTPKTTTPTEYVATAESPDAELEEIAWAVDDEIVGRQSLDGTAATDDLRISFPGEGPYRVQAVVVDTNGRTAYDDIVVYPGRESTPDTEWDDVDSGPSSPDCGDPDYLASNTDDCLSNESPPGGPPTPTPAAATTDAETPEPTPQPPKDEEIFYDSDGYDSTLRVGSRIADSSYLGTTTDAVGLDGGENAPWKQDLGEQIYEDTVGAASTFVFGQEQKTVTCETTGGEWSSCDEKIRQLEDEGGTTNAYSSSNGGAYHQYGLENAERIAGPDPTNLEKGQDANVTVVVQEGKDNIVERGIDVVKAVSDIGQSSTSGDESSDDAKPDSWSEPTTPVASGDGPSDGESSESATASSDLHSRLPETDLGGTDDDTAGGADDESEPTLPDDMGGPSGIGGGLVE, via the coding sequence ATGGCTGACGGAGGGCTCGACCAAACGGTGACCGTCGACACGACGGTCCAACTCGATGCGACCGGTTCGACGTACCCCTCCGGAGACATCGCGTCGTACCGATGGAAAATCGACACGCCCGGTGGCCGTCGGATGACGCCCAACTGTGCGGACTGCAGTCGGACGTCGTTCGTCCCGACGACGCCCGGCCGATACGAGGTGAATCTCACGGTTATCGGCACCGACGGAGCGCGGAGTTCCGACACGCTGTACGTCTACGTCAACGATGCCGGACCGACAGTCTCGGTTACCGGCGCGACGACACCGAAAACCACAACCCCAACCGAGTACGTCGCCACCGCGGAGAGTCCGGATGCCGAACTTGAGGAAATCGCGTGGGCGGTCGACGACGAAATCGTCGGGAGACAGTCGCTCGACGGAACGGCCGCCACCGACGACCTTCGAATCTCGTTTCCGGGGGAGGGCCCGTACCGCGTACAGGCGGTCGTAGTGGACACGAACGGTCGGACGGCGTACGACGATATCGTCGTCTACCCCGGACGAGAATCGACACCGGACACCGAGTGGGACGATGTCGACTCAGGTCCATCTTCCCCGGACTGCGGCGACCCGGATTACCTCGCCTCGAACACCGATGATTGCCTTTCGAACGAATCGCCACCGGGCGGTCCACCGACGCCGACACCGGCCGCGGCGACGACCGACGCCGAAACGCCCGAACCAACGCCACAGCCTCCGAAAGACGAAGAAATATTCTACGACAGCGACGGGTACGACTCGACACTCCGTGTCGGGTCGCGAATCGCCGACTCGTCGTATCTCGGAACTACGACCGACGCTGTCGGCCTCGACGGGGGCGAAAATGCCCCGTGGAAACAGGACCTGGGCGAGCAAATTTACGAGGATACCGTCGGAGCAGCCTCGACGTTCGTCTTCGGACAGGAGCAGAAAACCGTGACGTGTGAGACGACCGGTGGTGAGTGGAGCAGTTGTGACGAGAAGATACGACAACTCGAAGACGAGGGCGGAACCACGAACGCGTACTCTTCCTCAAACGGGGGAGCCTACCATCAGTACGGATTAGAAAATGCGGAGCGAATTGCAGGCCCAGACCCAACGAACCTTGAGAAGGGGCAGGACGCTAATGTTACCGTTGTCGTTCAAGAGGGCAAAGACAACATCGTAGAAAGAGGAATCGATGTGGTCAAGGCCGTCAGTGATATCGGTCAATCATCTACCTCTGGAGACGAGTCAAGCGACGACGCCAAACCGGACAGTTGGAGCGAGCCCACTACACCGGTTGCGTCCGGCGATGGCCCATCTGATGGGGAATCCTCCGAATCAGCAACCGCTTCGTCTGACCTCCACTCCCGGTTACCCGAGACCGACCTTGGTGGAACTGACGACGATACAGCGGGTGGAGCTGACGACGAGTCCGAACCGACCTTGCCGGACGATATGGGTGGACCGAGCGGTATCGGAGGGGGGTTGGTAGAATGA
- a CDS encoding CAP domain-containing protein, protein MVWKRALNVVSSIILLALAGTVLVALAVSFGPIDRAAEPDVDAPENTTGVPDVEASAHPDIDGERLEMDIFEAVNERRSAYGREPFVHSERVRLIARLHSKDMADRDFYDHRNPDGQGSEERHEEYGGCDSTNENIAYLTPRQVNETDDVAAKFVDMWANSPGHNRTMTSKYYHISAVGVYVTRKGEIYATQNFCREHPNA, encoded by the coding sequence ATGGTGTGGAAGCGAGCACTCAACGTCGTTTCGTCGATTATTTTGCTCGCCCTCGCTGGGACGGTACTCGTGGCTCTGGCGGTCTCATTTGGTCCAATCGACAGGGCGGCCGAACCCGATGTCGACGCCCCAGAAAACACCACGGGCGTACCGGATGTCGAGGCGTCGGCACATCCAGATATCGACGGTGAGCGACTAGAGATGGACATCTTCGAGGCGGTAAACGAACGACGGTCGGCGTACGGTCGCGAGCCGTTCGTCCACTCCGAGCGAGTCCGGTTAATCGCACGCCTTCACAGCAAGGACATGGCCGACCGGGACTTCTACGACCACCGGAATCCGGATGGACAGGGTTCCGAAGAGCGCCACGAAGAGTACGGTGGATGCGACAGCACCAACGAGAACATCGCGTATCTAACGCCACGTCAGGTGAACGAGACGGACGACGTCGCAGCGAAGTTCGTCGATATGTGGGCGAACTCACCGGGGCATAATAGGACAATGACTAGTAAATATTACCATATAAGCGCCGTCGGCGTCTACGTCACTCGAAAGGGCGAAATCTACGCGACGCAGAACTTCTGTCGGGAGCATCCGAACGCTTAG
- the moaA gene encoding GTP 3',8-cyclase MoaA: MLEDGFGREVTGVRVSLTDRCNFDCVYCHNEGLGDTRGPMEPADDEMSTDDVVRFLEVAAEFDVDSVKFTGGEPMLREDLEEIVHRTPDSMETSLTTNGTFLPERADALADAGLERVNVSQDALSPEAFAEVTKSTAYEDVLEGVDAALDAGLAPVKLNMVVFEQTAGYVPEMVDHVAENDGLQLQLIEYMPELAGRPDWAVDIERVHGWLEEQADRVERREMHGRNRYFVDGGMVEIVDPVGNADFCANCHRVRVTHEGYLKGCLNRNDDLKSMGEMSKPEIREAFRDTVAERVPYYGEYMVQEDGEWVFNEEYIGA, from the coding sequence ATGCTCGAAGACGGGTTCGGACGAGAAGTCACCGGCGTTCGCGTCTCCCTCACCGACCGGTGTAACTTCGACTGTGTCTACTGTCACAACGAGGGGCTCGGCGACACGCGGGGGCCGATGGAGCCCGCCGACGACGAGATGTCCACCGACGACGTGGTCCGCTTCCTCGAGGTCGCCGCGGAGTTCGACGTCGATTCGGTGAAGTTCACCGGCGGCGAGCCGATGCTTCGAGAGGACCTCGAGGAAATCGTCCACCGGACGCCGGATTCGATGGAAACGTCGCTCACGACCAACGGCACCTTCCTGCCCGAGCGCGCCGACGCCCTCGCAGACGCCGGACTCGAACGCGTCAACGTCTCCCAGGACGCCCTCTCCCCGGAGGCTTTCGCGGAAGTGACAAAGAGCACCGCCTACGAGGACGTTCTCGAAGGGGTCGATGCGGCCCTCGACGCCGGCCTTGCACCGGTCAAACTCAACATGGTCGTCTTCGAGCAGACCGCCGGATACGTCCCCGAGATGGTCGATCACGTCGCCGAGAACGACGGCCTCCAACTCCAACTCATCGAGTACATGCCCGAACTCGCGGGCCGCCCCGACTGGGCCGTCGACATCGAACGCGTCCACGGCTGGCTCGAAGAGCAGGCCGACCGTGTCGAGCGCCGGGAGATGCACGGCCGAAACCGCTACTTCGTCGACGGCGGGATGGTCGAAATCGTCGACCCCGTCGGCAATGCGGACTTCTGTGCCAACTGCCACCGCGTTCGCGTCACCCACGAGGGCTACCTCAAGGGCTGTCTCAACCGAAACGACGACCTCAAATCGATGGGCGAGATGTCCAAACCCGAAATTCGTGAGGCGTTCCGCGACACCGTCGCCGAACGGGTGCCGTACTACGGCGAGTACATGGTCCAAGAGGACGGCGAATGGGTGTTCAACGAGGAGTACATCGGCGCCTAA